GGGCATGTACGACTCGATGTCCGAAGATGAGCTTGAGGATCTCGCCTCGACCAAACGCAAGGGCAAGCCCGAGCACGTCAAGAAGGATTGACGAAGGTGGCGGCGCGGACGCTCCGCGTTGATGCGGCGCGCGCGGTTCGGCGAGACCCGCGCGTCGGGAACATCCGGCGCGTGGCGGGGTTGGGGTGGCATGGAATTGCGCAAAAGAGGAGGCAGACATGACCGATCTACAGCCGGAGGCGCGCCGCACCCCCCAGTCAGCAACCCGCACCAGAAGCGGTGGATATATCGCCACGGTCGTTCTCGCCGTGGTGCTTGCCGTTTTCGGCCTCGTCCTCTTGGGGGGCGGCATATGGCTCATTACCCTCGGCGGAAGCTGGTACTATGCCATTGCTGGCCTCGGTCTCTGCATCACCGCGTGGCTGCTCGTGCGCGCGTCGATGGCCGCGCTCTGGATCTATCTTCTCACCTATGTGTTCACCGTGATTTGGGCGCTGTGGGAGAAGGGGTTCGACGGCTGGGCACAGGTGCCCCGGCTCGTGGCGCCCACGGTCGTCCTGATTCTCGTGCTCATCACCATCCCCGTCCTGCGTGGTCCGCGTCAGCCGCGCGGGACGGTGGCCGAGCCGGTGTGATCCCTCTTCGCGATCGCACCGGGGAGAGGAGAGAGACGGAGCGTGCACAAGGCCCCGTCCCTGCGGCGGGGCTTTGCCATGTGCCGGCACGCGCCAAACGTTCTGCGGCATCTCAGATCACATAGATCCCGACGCCGACGGCCACCCCGATCACCGAAAATCCGATGAGGGCGAAGAGGCCGTCCTGGACCAGAAGCGTGAGCGAGAGGAAGGCCACCGCCGTCCCGAGGATCGAGGAGGTGAAGGGCACCAGTTCCAGCAGCGGCATGGTGAGGCCGCACAGCATGCAGATGAGGCTGATCACCCTGTCCATGGGCGGAGAGACGAGCGGGCGAAGGCGTTCCCCCGAGTTTCGGTCCAGCCAGCCCGCGGGTTTGCGAAGTGCGTCGGTTGCCGTCTTGAGTCGGGCGGCGGGGACAGTGCGGCGGCCGAGCCAGCGCGGCATCCATAGGCAATCCCGCCCGATCACCATCTGGGCGGAGATCAGGGCGATTGTGATGCCGCAAAGGCTCGAGAACAGCGGAATTCCGGAAAGCGGCGTCACCACCGCGAGCGCCGCCGCCATCAGCATCGGCACGAAGGAGGCCCTGCCGAGAGTGTCGAGAATATTTTCGAGGGCGACCTCCTCCCCCCGCTCCGCGGCATCTGCCAGCCGATCGACGATCTCGCCCACCGAGCTTGGTCCGTCTCCGCGTTCACTCCTGTCGGGCATCTGGCGCGCTCCCCTGCGGCGTCGGCTGACGCGAGAACCAGTCGGCCAGCTCCGCGATATCGCCGTCGGTGAGCGCCTGTGCGGCCGCGCTCATCTTGGGCGCGCCCTGCCGGATACCCTCCCGCCACAGCCGGAGCTGGATCTCCAGATAGGCGCGGTTCTGACCGGCGAGAGCGGGCGCGCCGGGATCCTCGCCCGCCGCTGTCCCCGTACCGTGACAGGCGGTGCAGGCGGGCACATCGCGGGTGCCACGCATGGCGAGCGGCTGCTCTTCCCCCTCCCCCGGAAGGCTCGCGGCGGGATCGGGGTCCTGTCCGGTTTCCGTACCGCTCCGCGTGCGGCCCGCGAAGGTCTCGGCGAGGCTCGCGAGATCGGCCTCCGGCACTTCGCTCACCGCGTGCTGCATGATGCCGCTCGGCCGGGTGCCGTCGCGATAGGCGGCGAGGGCGGCGCCGATCTCCTCCTGCGTCAGGAGGTCGAGCCGCGGGACCTGTCCGCCCACGTCCCCGTGGCAGGTCCGGCAATAGGCGGTGCTGTCCTCGCGCGGCGACGCCTCGGGCAGCACCGGCGCCGCGTCGCGCCGCACCGCCTCGAGATAGGCGACGACCGGCCATGCCTCGTCCTCGCGCCCGGCCGCGGGCCAGGCCGGCATGCCGCTCATCTTGATGCCGTTGTAGACCACCCAGTGCAACTCGCCCGGCTCCCAGTCCTCTATCGCTTCGGTGATCGCGGGCGGTTCCGGTACCATCGCCCGCGCGGTGGCCGTCCGCGGCACTTCCGGTGCGGCATGGCAGGGGACGCAGGCGGTGGCATAATGCCCGGCCCCAAGCGCAATCATGTCGGGATCGGTCAGGTCCGGCACCTCCGTCGCCGGGGCGCGCAGCTTCACCGCATTGCGGTAGGTGCTGTGCAGCACCCAGCTCACGCCGGGGAAATGGCCGGCCAGGGCGGACACGTTGTAGAGGCCGAAGCCGACCACGGCGCTCGCGAAGGCGAGGCCCAGCACGGCAAGCGCGACGAGGGTGAGAACGACGTGCCTCATGCCGGTTCCTCCGCCAGGGCGCGGCCGGTGAGGGCGATGCCGCCGAACAGATAGACCGGTGTGCCGATGGCGAGCATGAGGATGCCACCGACCTGCTGGCCGTCGAGGTCGGGCGCGGTGCCGCAGATCTCGGCATAGAGATCGCGCGGCGCAAGGATCAGCAGCGCGCCCAGAAGGGTCATGTGCATGGAGGTCAGCAGGAGCCCGCCCGCTCCCGCGAGCGGATGCCCGGCCCTCAGGCAGCCGGCCCAGACGAGCACGCCGGCAAGCAGGAAGCTCGCCTGTTCCGCCGCGAAGCCCGCTCCGGAGAGCCGGCCGAGCGCATGGGCCGCCGGAAGGTGCCAGCCCCAGACGAGCAGGAATTCGATCACCGCCGCCAGAAGCGGCTGGATGGCGACCCGACCGGCATGGGGCGGCAGTCCGAGGACGAGGAGCGGCGCGGCCACCGCGACGAGCCCCATGTGACGCAGCATGTGCACCGGAAAGGCCGGCAGCCAGTCGTCCAGCGGCGCGGCCCAGAGGAGCGCGAGAAGCGCGAGGGCGGGGAGGAGGAAGATCGGCCTCATCGGCAGCCCCCGAGCATCAGGAGCGGCAGGGATGTGTAGGTCGTGCCGATGCCGGAAATGATGGCGAGCAGAAAGGTGGCGTGTCCGAGGAAACGGTGCCGGTCCTCGTCTGTGCCTTCCTTGTGGACGAAGACGCCGCTGTTGCGAACATCCCATTGCCGCAGGGCACGCCGTCCTTCGAGGGCGATGAGACAGAGGGCAATCACGCTCGCGCCAAGCAGCCCGATCCGGACCAGCCCGATGGGCAGCAGGCCGCGGACGCAGGCAAGCGACACCGCGCTGTAGCACAGCACGAAATGCACCGCCCATGTCGCGGGCGGCAGGGTGAGGCGCCAGAGGCTGCCGGCTTCGGCGGCGAATTCCTGGCGGTCCTCGTCCGGCTGCGGCGGGTGTTGATGCTGCTGCTGTTGCTGGTCTTCGGTCATAGCACCCTCGCGACGGGTCCGATCACGGCGCAGGTCACGAGCGCCGATATCAGGAAGAAATGCCAGTAGAGAGAGATGTTCCACAGATCCGCATCGTAGCGCGGCGTGAGTTTTCCGGTGAGGCTTCCGGCGAGGCAGTAGATCTGCATCACGAAGCCCGCGATGGAATGCGCCACGATCCACACGGCGAGGGCCCAGATGAGCGCCGGATAGACATGCGAGGTCGGTTCCAGCGGCAGGATCGCCGCGATCAGCGCAAGAGCGGCGACGAGCGTGAGGAGCGCGGCGACGAGCAGGGCCGCGCGCGCCGCGATGACCCGCCCACGCGTGTTGAGCCCGCGCGCCGAGAGCGTCAGCGCCCAGCTCACGGCATAGCCGGCCGCCGCGATCGCCACCGCGCCTCCCCCGGCATGCAGTGCATCCTCGGGGGGGAAGGACGCTCCGGTGGTCCAGTAGAAGAAGAAGCCGAAGACCAGGGAGGCGAAGGCAGTGGCGTCCCCGAGCATGGTGATCCACATCGCCCACCATCCGGTCGATTCCGGACCCGAGACATAGGTCGGCAGCGTCAGCCCCAGCCCGACGTCCTTTCGGTCCTTTTCCGGCGGCCGCGCCGTCAGGGTCCAGAGCCAGTAGAGGATGGCGGCGAGAGCCAGGCCGGCGCAGAGGATCGCGGGGGTGTAGAGGTGGAAGGTCGGGAAGATGAAGGCCCCGCCGGTGAAGAGCGCGGCGATATGGGTGATCCATGTCGGCTTGCCCACCCGCTGCACCATCACCGGTTCGCCGTCCATGACGGAGGTGACGAACGTCTCGCGCAACCCCTCCTCGGCATCCGCCAGGTAAAAGCGCCCGGCGTCGATCCGCTCCACGAGCTTCGCCTGGTCCCAGAGCGGATAGCGGCTGGTGACATAGGGGATGGAGCGGATGCCCCATCCCTCCGCCGGTATTTCATGGGTCCATTCGAGCGTCCCGCCGCGCCAGGGGTTGCGTTCGACCGGCGGCTGGTCGCGTTTCGGCCGCACGAGATCCCAGACGAAGACGGCGAATCCCGCAGCGATCACCGCCGACCCGAGGGAGGACACGAGGTTCGGAACGTCCCAGCCGAGCCCGCCGGGATAGGTGAAGACGCGGCGCGGCATGCCCATGAGGCCGGTATAGTGCATGGGCAGGAAGGTCAGGTTGAACCCGGTGAAGATCAGCCAGAAGGCCCAGCGGCCGAGCCGCTCGGACAGCATCTTCTTGGCGATGAAGGGATAGTAGTAATAGATCCCGGCGATCACCGGAAAGACCATCCCGCCGAACAGCGTGTAGTGCAGGTGCGCGACGACGAAATAGGTGTCGTGCACCTGCGAGTCGAACGGCGCGAGGGCGAGCATGACGCCGGTCAGCCCGCCCATGGTGAAGACCGCGAGCGCGCCGGCGATCCAGAGCATCGGCAGGATCATGCGGATGCGCCCGACCATCAGCGTCGCGAGAAAGGCGAAAAGCTGGATTCCCGTGGGGATGACCACCCCTTCGGAGGCGGCCGAAAAGAAGCCGAGGGAGAGTTCGGGCAGGCCGGTCGTGTACATGTGGTGCACCCAGAGGCCGAAACTCAGGAACCCGGTGCCGACGGCGGAGAGCACAATCCAGGAATAGCCGACGATGGGGCGCTGCGCGACGGTGGGCACGATCATCGCGGCGATGGCGATCGAGGGCAGGAAGATGATGTAGACCTCCGGATGGCCGAAGATCCAGAACAGGTGCTGCCAGAGCAGCGGATCCCCGCCGCGCTCCGGGTCGAAGAACGGCCAGTCGAAGCTGCGTTCGAGTTCGAAGAGGAAATCCCCGGCGATCAGCGGCGGGAAGGCGAAGAGGATCATCCCGCCGACGACGAGCACGTACCACGCGTAGAGCGGCATGAGGTTCACGCGCATGCCCGGCGGGCGACATTTGAGCGTGCCGACGATCAACTCGACCGCGGCGGCGATGGAGGCGATCTCGATGAACGACAGCCCCAGGAGCCAGATGTCGGAGCCCGGTCCCGGATCCTCGGTGGCGAGCGGCGGATACATGAACCATCCGGCGCGCGGCGCGGCATCGAACAGGAGCGAGCCCATGACGAAGACGCCGCCGATCACGAAGCACCAGTAGCCGAAGGCCGAGAGCCGCGGGAACGGCATGTCGCGGGCGCCGAGCATGCCGGGCAGCAGGAGGATCGAGATCGCCTCGAACATCGGGACGGCGAAGAGGAACATCATCGCCGAGCCGTGCATGGTGAAGAACTGGTTGAATCTGTCCGAGGACATCAGGTCGTTCTCCGGCAGGGCGAGCTGGGCGCGCATCACGAGCGCGAGGATCCCCGCCAGCAGCATGAAGGCGAAGGCCGTGGCCGAATACCACTTTCCTACCTCCGTATTGTTCACCGCTGACCAGTAGCGCCAGCCTTTCGGCGCCTGCCAGACCTCGCGGAGACGGGCGGCCTGCGCGCGGGCGAGCTCGGGGGGGACCGGCTCGGCGAGCATCTCCTCCTCCGGCGGATAGGTGCCGCGGGGTTCGCGGCGCGGATCGGGAGCGGCGGACCGGGTCATTTCAGATCCTTCAGATAGAGGGCGATGTCGCGGCTTTCCGCGTCCGTCAGGTCGGGATAGGCGGGCATGCGCACGTCGGGCTTGAACGCGCCGGCATCGCGGATCCAGGCCGCGATCTCCTCCGTGGAGGTGCCGATCCGCGCCGCGCCGATCGAATGGCGCGCGCCCAGGTGGGTGAGATCGGGTCCGACCTGTCCGATGGCGTCGGTGCCGCGGACCGCATGACAGGCGCCGCAGCCCTCGCGGCGAAAGAGCGCGGCGCCGCGCTCCGCGGCGGCACTGGCGGGCGGGCGGGCGTCCTCCGCCTCGGCGGCCAGCCAGTCCTCGAACTCCTCCTCCGGCATCACAACCGTCTCGAAGGCCATCCAGGCATGGCTCGTGCCGCAGAATTCGGCACATTGGCCGCGATAGACGCCCGGTGTCTCCGGATGCAGGCTCATGCGGGTCTCGCGGCCAGGAAACATGTCCATCTTGCCGCCCAGTGCAGGGATCCAGAAGGAATGGATGACCTGATCGGAATCGAGCACGAATTCCGTGCGCCGTCCCGCAGGAAGGCGGATCTCATTGGCGGAGACGACGGGTTCCGCAGCACCGTCAGGCCAGTATTCCACCCGCCACCACCATTGCTCGCCCGTCACGCGGACGCGCAGCCCCTCCCCCGGCAGCCGCTGGTCCGGCAGAAGCGACAGGCCCCAGACGAGGGTCGCGCCGATCAGGAGCGTCGGCGTCACAACCCCGCCATAGAAGATGACGAGGCGGCCGTAGCGTTCGGGCAGGGTGCCGAGCCTGCGGCGGATGAAGTAGTAGAACATCCCGTTCATCGCGAGCCAGAGTACGACGGCTCCGATCAGCAGGCCGGTGAACAGTACCGACAGCGCCGCGGCGTCCGTCCCGGCAGGATCGAGCACGGATTGCCGTCCGGCGCAGCCCGACAGCACCACGACCGCGACCAGTCCGGCCGCAGGCCGCGGGCCGGGGCGCGCGGGGAGGAAGGAACGCGTGGCCCTCACGGCGCGGACGAGGATCGCGGCGGAAAGAGGGACGGACGAAGGGCGGCGAGGGCGGTCGGGGCTCGTGCGACGGTATCGAGCCGAGGCATGGCGGGTCTCCTTCACGCGTTCGGTTTTCGGCGAAACCGGTCAGTCTCGCTACGGCGGTCTGTGGGTCAGGGCGCGGCGCGCATCTGTTCACAAACTAGCGCGGGCTTCGATTGTTCCATTCCGTTCAACGCGAAAAGCCGAGGCGCATCCCGTCGCGCGGCCAGGGCGGGAAGCGGTCATGCGGGATTTGGAGATCCTGCGCAGGCACCTCGTAATCGAGCCCGAGGAAGAATCCGATCGCCTCGGTCAGCAGCGCGCGGGTGAGATCCTCTCCGGGGCAGCGATGTCCTTCCTCCATGTCACCCCCGCCCTGTGGCACCATCGCGCCGGGCGGCGGCGGCCGCATGTGCCGCTCGGGATCGAACTGCGCGGGCGCGGGCCAGACCGATCCGTCGCGGCAGGTCCCATAGAGGTCGAGAAGGATCCAGTCGCCTTCCCCGAACCGTTCTCCCCGCCAGTCGAACGCCTCGCGCACCCGCCCGCCGATGACCGGGAAAAAGGGATAGACCCGCCGCACCTCCTCTCCGAAGGCGCGGCAGGCGGCCTCGTCGCCGCGGGCCTCGAGCCAGTGGGCCGCGCCGGTATGACAGGCGCGGGCATGGACGGCGAAGACGATGAAACGTCCGATGGCGACGACGGGACGCAGGATGTTGAGCAACTCGACCGCCGCCACGGCATCGTCGAGGGCGCTGCCATCCGCGTCGCGATGAGCGATCAGCCGGTCGATCACCCAGCCTTGCCCGCCATGCCCCTGCCGCGCGGCGGCGATCCGGTCGCGCATCCGGCGTTCGGACCGTGCGCGCAGCAAGCCCGCGCGCAGCCGGTCCGGCCCGATCCTGCCCGCGCCCGCGATCATCGCCGACAGCTCGCGGGCGAGCGCGGCGATATCCTCGCCCTCGAGCGGCAGATCGCACCAGCGCAGGGCAGTCCGGCACATGATCCCGCCGATGGCGTCGCTCAGGACCACCTCCTTCCGACCGCGCCATTCCTCCGCCGCCGCGCGCGCCAGTTCCTCAGCCAGGATCGCCCGCGCCGCCTCCAGCCGTTCGGGGGTCATGAGGTCGAGGAACAAGGCTTTCCGGCGCCGGTGTGCCTCCCCGTCGAGCGTCTGGACGCTGCCGCGATCCTGAAGCAGGGTCATCACGCTTACCGGCATCGCTCCGCGCCGGCTCATCCGGCCGGGCGCATAGAAGGCCGCGACCGCCTCGGGGCCCCTGACACAGGTGACTTTCCGGAGCAGGATCCGCGTGCGAAACGCGTCGGTTCCGAGCGCGTCGCACCGGGTCGCAATGAAGTCGTAGCCGTCCCGCAGAAAGGCCAGGGTGCTGTCGGGCGCCGAGATGGCAGGAATTCGGGTCGGTCCGTCGGGGGAAGGCATCGCAGCTCCTTTCCTATGGCTCCTGGTCCCCGGCCCCGGCGGCCGGGGCGACGCGGGATCGCCGCGCATCGCGGCAGGTTCCGGAGTGTAGAGGAACGGATTGCGCGGATTTATGTTCCTTCCGCGCAACCCTGTGCGAAATTCTGGTGCGGCATCGCGAATTGTGATCCACCCACGCGGGCGCGTCATAATATCTGCGGGATACCGCCAGAACCAGAAAGAAAGAGGGGTGGCATGATCAAGGAGCAACATCCGTCTGCCTCCGATGCCGGGGACATTCAGAAAGAGCTGGACGAGCAGCTCGAAAGAATCCGCGAGGAGGAGGTGCCCGAGCGGCTCCTCGAACTCGCGCGCCAGCTTCAGGCGCATCTGCGCCATCGCGGGACGACCGGGGAAAAATGACCGGGGACCGGACGGGGGCGCGTCCTAGCCGGCGCGGCGCGCGAGCGCCATTTCGGCTGTCTCCGCCTCCGTCACTTCGCACAGGTAGACCTCCGGTTCGGGATGGGCGACGATGCGGAATCCCGCGGTCCTGAGAAGCGCCTCGACGGCGGCGCGGTTCGGAATGAACCAGTTGGTCGGATCGCCCGCATAGCGATGTTCCACGAAATGCAGCACCGGCCAGTCCTTTCGTTCGAAGGGCGAGCTGTCGTCGAAATCGTAGTCCTCCTGTACGGGAGCGGCCTCGGTGGAGCCGCGCTGCATCGACTGGAACAGCATCCGGTCGCCAACGACGTGCTCGCGCAGCAGGTCGAGCGCCAGGAGCGGGTGGCGCAGGTGGTAGAACACGCCCATGAAGATGACGAAGTCGAACCGCTCGCCCAGACGGGCCACGTCGTAGACCGACATCTGGCGCAGGTCGATGGAGACCCCGGCCACCTCCGCGGCGAGCGCGGCCTGGGCAAGATAGCGGGGATCGCTGTCGATACCGACGACGCGGGCCGCGCCGCGCCGGGCCATCTCGATCGCGTAGAAGCCCGCGTTGCAGCCGATGTCGAGGACGCTGCATCCGCTCAGATCCTCCGGCACGACATGACGGAAGCCTTCCCATTTGAAGCGCGGATAATCCCCCAGCGGGTGATCCGGCGCGGTTTCGATTCCCTCGAGGCGCAGGTTGTGAAACCAGGGCGCGAGGTCGGTGATACGGCGGGAAAGATCGGTCATTCTGCCGGCCTCGCCTGCGCTCCGTCGTCGAAACCGCGGTTCTGCGAGATGCCGAACCATGCCGCGGTGAGCGCGAGACCGTCGCGCAACGGCACCTCCGGTTCCCAGCCGAGCCGCGCCTTCGCCTGCGCGATGTCGGGCTTGCGGCGACGCGGATCGTCCTGGGGCAGGTCGCAGAGCACGATCCTGGAAGCGGTCGGAATCGCCTTCTGCACGAGTTGCGCGAGTTCGAGCACCGTGATCTCGTCGGGATTTCCGAGGTTGATCGGCACCTCGGGTGTCTCCTCGGTCTCCATCAGCGCAACGAGGCCGCGCACCAGGTCCGAGACGTAGCAGAAGGAGCGGGTCTGGGATCCGTCGCCATAGATCGTGAGCGGCTTGCCCTCGAGCGACTGGACGATCAGGTTCGACACGATCCGCCCGTCGTCCGGGCGCATCCGCGGCCCGTAGGTGTTGAAGATCCGGGCGATGCGCACATCCACCTGCCCCGCCCTGAGATAGTCGGAACACAGCGCCTCTGCCGCGCGCTTGCCCTCGTCATAGCAGGCACGCGGACCGATCGGATTGACGTTGCCGCAATAATCCTCGCGCTGCGGGTGGATTTCCGGATCGCCGTAGACCTCGCTGGTGGAGGCCTGCACGAAACGCGCGCCGTGGCGGCGGGCCAGATCCAGCAGGTTGTTGGTTCCGGCCACATTGGTCATCATCGTGCCGACGGGATTTTCCTGATAGTGCCGCGGCGAGGCGGGCGAGGCGAGGTTGAAGAGCCAGTCGAGCGCCTCGAGCGGTTCCTTGATCGCTTCGGTGACATCGGCCTCTATCAGCCGGAACCGGCGGTCGTTGAACAGCGGCGCCACGTTCTCGCGGCGGCCAGTGTGGAAATTGTCGACGCAGATCACCCGCATGTCGCGGGCAATCAGCGCGTCGCAGAGATGCGAGCCGACGAAACCGGCACCGCCGGCAACGAGAGCGACGGGACGAGGGGATGAAGCGCTCCTCATGCGGGGATCTCCTTTCGTGTGGGCAGGGTGTGAAGCATCCGGGCGAAATCGCGGGCGCGGGCTTCGCCGGTATGGCGGGACAGCACCGCCTCCTGTGCGGTGCGGGCGAGTTGCCTTCGCCGCGCGTCGGGCAGGGACAGGGCCGCGACCACATCGTCGGGCCCGTCGGCGACGAGCAGCGCCTCGCCCTCGGGAAGCACCTCGCCCAGTCCGGTCCAGCGATCCGAGAGGATCGCGGTGCCGCAGGCGCCGGCCTCGAAAAGTCGCACGGAGGGAGAATGCCCGAGCGCACGCATCGCCTGCCGCGTCACGTTGAGCGTGAATCTCTGCCGGTTGTAGAAGGCGGCATGATCGGCGGGCGGGACATGTTCGAAATGTTCGACGTTGGCGGGCCAGTCGAGATCGTCGGGGAACTGCGCCCCGGCCACCACGAAGCGGCGGTCGGGCAGGCGACGCGCCGGTTCGAACAGCAGCGCCTCGAGCGTCTCCTGCCGGTCCGGACTGTAGGTGCCGAGATAGCCGAGATCCCAGCGCGGCGCCATGTCGAGCGGCCGGTAGAGATCGGGGTCGACGGAACAATAGAGCGGCAGGGCCTTGCGCGCGCCCAGCGACTCCAGGCGGTCGAGCGCGGCCCCTCCGGCAAAGGAGAAGTAGAGATCGAACAGGCCGAGCTGCCGGGGGGCGAGATAATCGCAATCCCGCCGCGTGAGCGCGTCGAGGGTCACGGGCGTATCGATATCGTAGAAGGCGAAACGGCGCGGCGCGAGCCGGTGCAACTCGTCGATCAGAGCGATGCCATCGGGCACGTAGGAGCCCACGATCACCGCATCCGCGGTTACGAGCCGGTCCGACCAGCGTGCGAGATCGCCGAAGCTCCGGTAGAGGCCGAAATCGCAGAACTGCGGATCGGGCAGGTCGCGGCGCGTGGCATACCAGGGCTTGTCGCATTCCAGGAAGAGAACGCGATGCCCCTCCCGCGCCAGCCCCTTGAGCAGGGCGCGGTAGGTGGTGGCATGGCCGTTGCCCCAGGAGGAGGACAGCGACAGGCCGAAGAAGACGAGATCGAGTGGCGGCGTCATGACAGGACCTCCTTGTGCCTCTTGTGATCGCGCAAGCCCGCGAGCAGCGCGCCGACTTCGCGCGCGCGGTGGGCATAGGTGTGTCCCGCGAGCAGCCGGGCGCGGGCGGCACGGCCGATCTGCCGAGCCCGGTCGCGCGTCAGCCCGGACAGAAGCTCGATCACGTCCCGGCCATCGCGTGCCACGAGGACTTCGGACCCCGGTGCAAGGAAGCGGTCGATACCTTCCCACGCGTCGGTGATGAGACACGCGCCCGCCCCGGCGGCCTCGAAGACCCGCGTCGCGGGGGAGAAGCCCACCTCCGCCATGCTGTCCCGCGCGATGTTGAGCACCGCGAGAGGGGTGGCGTTGAAGGCGTTGTGGTCGCCGGTGCCGACATGGCCGAGGGCACGCACATTCGCCGGAAGCGCGACATCCGCCCAGCCGGACCCGCCCAGCAGGAAGCAGCGCTCCGGCATGGCGGCGGCGGGATCGAGGAAATAGGATCGGACGCGCGCCTCGCGGTCGGGCAGCCGGTTGCCGAGAAAGGCGAGATCGGCTTCGAAGCGCGGATCGGGATCGACGGGGAAATGGGTCTCGGGATCGAGCGCGTTGTAGATCGGCACACAGAGGGCGGCCCCCATCTCGCGATAGCCGCGCACCACCGGATCGCCCCCGCCATAGGTCAGCACCGCATCGAAACGCGGCAGATCGCGGCGCAGCGGGTGCAGCGGCTGTGCGCGCAACTCCGCCAGCGTGGCGGGCGCATCGACATCCCACCAGATGCAGGTCGCCGCAGGATGCGCCCGGTCGAGCACCGCGCGGCGCAGCGCGTCATCCTCGTGACCGATGCCAGAGGCCACGACGACCACATCCGCCGCGGCCGCGCGGCTGGCCGCACATTCCAGCCCCTCGGACGTGCCGGGATAGACGTTCAC
The nucleotide sequence above comes from Celeribacter indicus. Encoded proteins:
- a CDS encoding CgeB family protein, translated to MTPPLDLVFFGLSLSSSWGNGHATTYRALLKGLAREGHRVLFLECDKPWYATRRDLPDPQFCDFGLYRSFGDLARWSDRLVTADAVIVGSYVPDGIALIDELHRLAPRRFAFYDIDTPVTLDALTRRDCDYLAPRQLGLFDLYFSFAGGAALDRLESLGARKALPLYCSVDPDLYRPLDMAPRWDLGYLGTYSPDRQETLEALLFEPARRLPDRRFVVAGAQFPDDLDWPANVEHFEHVPPADHAAFYNRQRFTLNVTRQAMRALGHSPSVRLFEAGACGTAILSDRWTGLGEVLPEGEALLVADGPDDVVAALSLPDARRRQLARTAQEAVLSRHTGEARARDFARMLHTLPTRKEIPA
- a CDS encoding UDP-glucuronic acid decarboxylase family protein, producing MRSASSPRPVALVAGGAGFVGSHLCDALIARDMRVICVDNFHTGRRENVAPLFNDRRFRLIEADVTEAIKEPLEALDWLFNLASPASPRHYQENPVGTMMTNVAGTNNLLDLARRHGARFVQASTSEVYGDPEIHPQREDYCGNVNPIGPRACYDEGKRAAEALCSDYLRAGQVDVRIARIFNTYGPRMRPDDGRIVSNLIVQSLEGKPLTIYGDGSQTRSFCYVSDLVRGLVALMETEETPEVPINLGNPDEITVLELAQLVQKAIPTASRIVLCDLPQDDPRRRKPDIAQAKARLGWEPEVPLRDGLALTAAWFGISQNRGFDDGAQARPAE
- a CDS encoding CgeB family protein — translated: MTRMAFYGSSLVSSYWNGAATYYRGLIRALAAEGWDVTFHEPDVWDRQAHRDMDPPPWCRVNVYPGTSEGLECAASRAAAADVVVVASGIGHEDDALRRAVLDRAHPAATCIWWDVDAPATLAELRAQPLHPLRRDLPRFDAVLTYGGGDPVVRGYREMGAALCVPIYNALDPETHFPVDPDPRFEADLAFLGNRLPDREARVRSYFLDPAAAMPERCFLLGGSGWADVALPANVRALGHVGTGDHNAFNATPLAVLNIARDSMAEVGFSPATRVFEAAGAGACLITDAWEGIDRFLAPGSEVLVARDGRDVIELLSGLTRDRARQIGRAARARLLAGHTYAHRAREVGALLAGLRDHKRHKEVLS